Proteins found in one Campylobacter suis genomic segment:
- the hisG gene encoding ATP phosphoribosyltransferase, with protein sequence MITIALPKGRIADETLEIFRKIFGGAFEFEDRKLILSEGQFNFLMVRNQDIPTYVTEGAADIGVVGLDVLEEHQPDVVRLLDLHIGKCHVCVGIKEGHEIDYTQPEIRIATKMPNIARNYFAQKATALKIIKLYGSIELAPLVGLSDGIVDVVETGTTMKQNGLKVGETIMTSSAHLIANKNSFIIKKAEILELYAKIKNEIKS encoded by the coding sequence ATGATAACTATCGCGCTTCCAAAAGGCCGCATAGCTGATGAAACTCTTGAAATTTTTAGAAAAATTTTTGGTGGGGCATTTGAATTTGAAGACAGAAAACTTATTCTAAGCGAAGGACAATTTAACTTTTTAATGGTAAGAAACCAAGATATACCCACCTATGTGACAGAGGGCGCAGCAGACATCGGTGTGGTAGGGCTTGATGTGCTTGAGGAGCATCAGCCAGATGTTGTGCGGCTACTTGACTTGCATATTGGAAAATGTCATGTCTGCGTAGGGATAAAAGAGGGACATGAAATAGACTATACTCAGCCTGAAATTCGTATCGCAACAAAGATGCCAAATATAGCACGCAACTACTTTGCACAAAAAGCAACAGCACTAAAGATCATCAAGCTTTATGGTAGTATCGAGCTTGCACCACTTGTTGGGCTTAGTGATGGTATCGTTGATGTAGTTGAAACTGGCACTACAATGAAGCAAAATGGGCTAAAAGTAGGAGAAACCATAATGACAAGCTCAGCTCATCTGATCGCAAATAAAAACAGCTTCATCATAAAAAAGGCTGAAATTTTAGAACTTTACGCAAAGATAAAAAATGAGATAAAAAGCTAG
- the murC gene encoding UDP-N-acetylmuramate--L-alanine ligase gives MKKVHFIGIGGIGISAIARFLNEKGYTISGSDIKESKTTQELRAEGIEVITPHCKEAIKDQDFVVYSAAIKPENIELAEAKSKNIQCYSRKEILPFVLNDKKVFSVAGAHGKSTTSAMLSSLIEGSAIIGAVSKQFGSNMRYAPSENVVFEADESDSSFLNSNPYLAIVTNAEPEHMEHYDYDIEKFYAAYRGFLERAKVRVINAEDEFLSTLKLDAIRLYPSIDITDMTMVVRDYQPYTSFNLKHLGRFEAYGMGEHIAIDASLAILAALDEISLKQAKQNFAAYKGIKKRFDILLANSNFVLIDDYAHHPTEIKATLTSAFEYAKLLGLSRIVAVFQPHRYTRLSANLQGFKECFKGVDELVILPVYAAGEMPVDIDMKAEFKEYNAVFTDRVERTQDGLEFIDEFGVKNRLADGLVIGFGAGDISVQLRGGF, from the coding sequence TTGAAAAAAGTTCATTTTATAGGCATTGGCGGTATAGGTATATCGGCGATTGCTAGATTTTTAAATGAAAAAGGATATACGATAAGTGGCTCAGATATCAAAGAGAGTAAAACCACACAAGAGCTTAGAGCTGAGGGGATAGAGGTCATAACGCCACACTGCAAAGAGGCGATAAAAGATCAGGATTTTGTTGTTTATTCAGCAGCTATTAAGCCTGAGAATATCGAGCTAGCTGAGGCAAAATCTAAAAATATACAGTGCTATTCGCGTAAGGAAATTTTGCCATTTGTATTAAATGATAAAAAGGTATTTTCAGTTGCTGGCGCACACGGCAAAAGCACCACATCAGCAATGCTTTCAAGCCTTATAGAGGGCTCAGCTATCATTGGCGCAGTCTCAAAACAGTTTGGCTCAAATATGCGCTATGCTCCAAGCGAGAATGTCGTTTTTGAAGCCGATGAGAGCGATAGTAGTTTTCTTAACTCAAACCCATATCTAGCTATCGTCACAAATGCTGAGCCTGAACATATGGAGCATTATGATTATGATATTGAGAAATTTTATGCAGCATATCGTGGCTTTTTAGAGCGCGCAAAAGTGCGTGTGATAAATGCAGAAGATGAGTTTTTAAGCACGCTAAAGCTTGACGCTATCCGCCTTTATCCAAGTATTGATATCACTGATATGACGATGGTTGTGCGTGATTATCAGCCATATACTAGCTTTAACCTTAAACATCTTGGGCGTTTTGAGGCTTATGGTATGGGCGAGCATATAGCTATTGACGCTAGTCTTGCCATACTTGCTGCTCTTGATGAGATTTCACTAAAACAAGCTAAACAAAATTTTGCTGCTTATAAAGGGATAAAAAAGCGTTTTGATATACTTTTGGCTAATTCAAATTTTGTCTTAATAGATGACTATGCACACCATCCAACAGAGATAAAAGCCACGCTTACATCGGCTTTTGAATATGCAAAACTGCTTGGGCTTTCTCGTATCGTTGCAGTTTTTCAGCCACATAGATATACAAGGCTAAGTGCAAATTTGCAAGGCTTTAAAGAGTGTTTTAAGGGTGTTGATGAGCTTGTTATACTTCCTGTTTATGCTGCGGGAGAAATGCCAGTGGATATAGACATGAAGGCTGAATTTAAGGAGTATAACGCTGTTTTTACGGATCGTGTTGAGCGAACGCAAGATGGGCTTGAGTTTATCGATGAGTTTGGTGTAAAAAATCGTCTAGCCGATGGTCTTGTGATAGGCTTTGGTGCGGGCGATATTAGTGTACAACTTCGTGGTGGTTTTTAA
- a CDS encoding endonuclease MutS2 — protein MSEQENKLEAIIAKLDLGEYFEKFGSFLARDKPLFLAGDSKIHFENISELSRHEFESPQKSIDLSDALMRLSKQATLHISEIYEFAKILRYFGYLRTLGFDARLGEWLAKIQIPESMSELAKSFDKDGELKDSVDERFGALKIAFASKKQQIESELKRIICSKSITPYLVDTQVHFINSQEALLVRGGFNHALKGVVIARSSSGYFYVTPSAIERLKKEQSELLDKREEIIYEHCKRLSLAMSKSLLFLKFINSAFDQFDAYQARVMMAKRADFNFILSDNSSDIILNEFAHPALKNPKRVSVNFAKKVLLITGVNAGGKSMLLKSIITASFLAKYLLPFAINPKGSKIGTFKEFDAIIEDPQNVRNDISTFAGRMLHFSKLFNKKSLLIGVDEIELGTDFEEAASLYGVIIERLIAQDIKLIITTHHKRLAMLLSKNDEVELVAALYDEMAQRPKFEFLKGTIGKSYAFETAQRYGIPVNLVSDAKQIYGLEKENLNEIITKTLNLESKLKDELDEVSKKEKKLANLIDELKEQKEREQKRIDGIVSRLEKEYFHAINEAKKAVNLADTKDKQRAINKANESKKAIQKPKAEKFEELKVGDSVKYGNVKGIVQSIAKDEAVVLSEGIRLRLPLTQLRKNGAPVITPKPAVKLDVDRPKKASVTLDLHGLRADEAIERLDKFISDSLVLGFDEVQVYHGIGTGRLAWAVKNFLKSHPSVKGFSDAPPNQGGFGAKIIRL, from the coding sequence GTGAGTGAGCAAGAAAACAAACTTGAAGCGATTATAGCAAAGCTTGATCTGGGCGAGTATTTTGAGAAATTTGGCTCATTTTTAGCCAGAGATAAGCCACTTTTTTTAGCTGGAGATAGCAAAATTCACTTTGAAAATATCAGCGAGCTTTCACGCCATGAGTTTGAGTCGCCACAAAAAAGTATAGATCTTAGTGATGCGCTTATGAGACTTAGCAAACAAGCCACTTTGCATATTAGCGAGATATATGAATTTGCAAAAATTTTGCGCTATTTTGGTTATTTGCGTACTCTTGGTTTTGATGCAAGACTTGGTGAGTGGCTTGCAAAGATACAAATACCAGAGTCCATGAGTGAGCTTGCAAAGAGTTTTGATAAGGACGGTGAGCTTAAAGATAGTGTTGATGAGCGTTTTGGTGCTTTAAAGATAGCTTTTGCTAGCAAAAAACAGCAGATAGAAAGTGAGCTAAAGCGCATTATTTGCTCAAAAAGTATCACTCCATATCTTGTTGATACGCAGGTGCATTTTATAAACTCACAAGAGGCGTTGCTTGTGCGAGGTGGTTTTAATCACGCTTTAAAAGGTGTTGTCATTGCCAGAAGCTCGAGCGGATATTTTTATGTAACTCCAAGCGCTATAGAGCGTCTAAAAAAGGAGCAAAGCGAGCTTTTGGATAAGCGCGAGGAGATTATTTATGAGCATTGTAAGCGGCTTAGCTTGGCGATGTCAAAGTCTTTGTTGTTTTTAAAATTTATAAATAGCGCGTTTGATCAGTTTGATGCCTATCAAGCACGAGTAATGATGGCAAAAAGAGCTGATTTTAATTTTATTTTAAGTGATAATTCAAGCGATATTATACTAAATGAATTTGCCCATCCAGCACTTAAAAACCCAAAACGAGTTAGCGTAAATTTTGCTAAAAAAGTGCTTTTGATAACTGGCGTAAATGCGGGCGGAAAGTCTATGCTTTTAAAATCCATCATCACAGCAAGTTTTTTAGCTAAGTATCTTTTGCCGTTTGCCATTAACCCAAAAGGCTCCAAAATAGGCACTTTTAAAGAATTTGACGCGATTATTGAAGATCCTCAAAATGTGCGAAATGACATCTCGACATTTGCGGGAAGGATGCTTCATTTTTCAAAGCTTTTTAACAAAAAGTCGCTACTTATCGGCGTTGATGAGATAGAGCTTGGTACGGACTTTGAAGAGGCTGCTAGCCTTTATGGCGTCATCATAGAACGGCTTATAGCCCAAGATATAAAGCTTATCATCACAACGCACCATAAGCGTTTGGCGATGTTACTTTCTAAAAATGATGAAGTTGAGCTAGTTGCCGCACTTTATGATGAGATGGCTCAGCGTCCAAAATTTGAATTTTTAAAAGGCACCATAGGCAAGTCTTACGCTTTTGAAACAGCACAAAGATATGGCATACCAGTAAATTTAGTATCTGATGCAAAGCAAATTTATGGACTTGAGAAGGAAAATTTAAATGAGATCATCACAAAAACGCTAAATTTAGAGAGTAAACTAAAAGATGAGCTTGATGAGGTAAGCAAAAAAGAGAAAAAGCTAGCTAACCTTATAGATGAATTAAAAGAGCAAAAAGAGCGTGAGCAAAAGCGTATCGATGGGATCGTTAGTCGTCTTGAAAAAGAGTATTTTCACGCTATAAATGAGGCAAAAAAAGCAGTAAATTTAGCCGATACAAAAGATAAGCAACGAGCTATAAATAAAGCTAACGAGAGCAAAAAAGCTATCCAAAAACCAAAAGCAGAAAAATTTGAAGAGCTAAAAGTAGGCGATAGTGTAAAATATGGCAATGTAAAAGGCATTGTTCAAAGTATTGCAAAAGATGAAGCTGTAGTACTTAGTGAGGGGATAAGGCTTCGTTTGCCACTAACGCAGTTGCGCAAAAACGGTGCACCAGTCATTACTCCAAAGCCAGCAGTAAAGCTTGATGTGGATAGGCCAAAGAAAGCAAGTGTTACTCTTGATTTGCATGGTTTAAGAGCGGATGAGGCTATCGAAAGACTGGATAAATTTATCTCAGATAGCCTAGTTTTAGGTTTTGATGAGGTGCAGGTTTATCATGGTATAGGCACTGGAAGGCTTGCTTGGGCGGTTAAAAATTTTCTAAAATCACATCCGAGCGTGAAAGGCTTTAGTGATGCTCCTCCCAATCAAGGCGGCTTTGGGGCAAAGATTATACGACTTTAA
- the pyk gene encoding pyruvate kinase, with the protein MVKKTKIVATLGPASDSIETMERMVKAGVNVFRLNFSHGTHEYHKQNIDKIREVEKRLGLRLGILQDICGPKVRIGKLEAPFELKAGDRLDIYADEIMGVKVGENHFKTCLNQPQILAMLRSDEYVYLYDGRIRARVINAGSNVVETRIENDGTLSSNKGVNFPNTKINIEVITPKDRADMEFGAQCGVSFVAISFVQNASDVIKAKDILKSFGSRASVLSKIEKFDAVENIDEIIKVSDGIMVARGDLGIEVPYYQVPTIQKLIIQKANAASKPVITATQMMLSMAEHETATRAEISDVANAVLDGTDAVMLSEESAIGINPVAVVEAMSNTIVQTQNIYPYNKFDTYEFLDETDVVSSSAAALAVRLKLDGMISITSSGKSAIKLARNRPNIDIFAVAHDESTAHALTLAWGVTPALVVEKNKLSDLLVDTIQRAVNDGFIDHDKSYLVTAGYPTGIEGSTNFMRILRRDQIDYYLSQKL; encoded by the coding sequence ATGGTCAAAAAAACTAAAATCGTAGCTACACTAGGACCAGCAAGCGATAGCATAGAAACTATGGAACGCATGGTAAAAGCAGGAGTAAATGTCTTTCGTCTAAATTTTAGCCACGGCACGCATGAGTATCACAAGCAAAATATAGATAAAATTCGTGAAGTAGAGAAACGACTTGGGTTAAGGTTAGGAATTTTGCAAGATATCTGCGGTCCAAAAGTTCGTATTGGCAAGCTTGAAGCACCATTTGAGCTAAAAGCTGGCGATAGGCTTGATATCTATGCCGATGAGATTATGGGTGTAAAAGTTGGTGAAAATCACTTTAAAACCTGCCTAAATCAACCGCAAATTTTAGCTATGCTAAGAAGCGATGAATATGTTTATCTTTACGATGGTCGTATCCGTGCAAGGGTCATAAATGCTGGCTCAAATGTGGTTGAGACGCGCATCGAAAATGATGGCACTTTAAGTTCAAATAAAGGCGTAAATTTTCCAAATACCAAGATAAATATCGAAGTTATCACGCCAAAAGATAGAGCAGATATGGAATTTGGTGCACAGTGTGGAGTGAGCTTTGTTGCTATTAGTTTTGTGCAAAATGCAAGCGATGTGATAAAGGCTAAAGATATACTAAAAAGCTTTGGCTCTCGCGCAAGCGTTCTTTCAAAGATCGAGAAATTTGATGCGGTAGAAAATATCGATGAGATTATTAAGGTTAGCGATGGTATCATGGTGGCAAGGGGTGATCTTGGCATAGAGGTGCCTTACTATCAAGTGCCAACTATCCAAAAACTAATCATCCAAAAAGCAAATGCAGCAAGCAAGCCAGTCATCACAGCCACTCAGATGATGTTAAGTATGGCGGAGCATGAGACTGCTACTCGCGCCGAGATAAGCGATGTGGCAAATGCTGTGCTTGATGGCACAGACGCTGTTATGTTAAGTGAAGAGAGTGCTATTGGCATAAATCCTGTTGCAGTTGTTGAAGCTATGAGCAATACAATAGTTCAAACTCAAAACATATACCCATACAATAAATTTGACACTTATGAATTTCTTGATGAGACTGATGTTGTATCATCAAGCGCAGCAGCTCTAGCTGTAAGGCTAAAGCTTGATGGGATGATCTCTATCACATCGTCTGGAAAGTCAGCCATAAAACTAGCTAGAAATCGCCCAAATATTGACATCTTTGCCGTTGCTCATGATGAAAGTACGGCTCATGCACTTACACTTGCTTGGGGTGTAACTCCAGCACTTGTTGTTGAGAAAAATAAGCTTAGCGATTTACTTGTAGATACAATTCAGCGCGCAGTAAATGACGGTTTTATAGATCATGATAAGAGCTACTTAGTCACTGCTGGCTACCCTACTGGCATAGAGGGAAGCACTAACTTTATGCGAATTTTAAGGCGCGATCAGATAGATTATTATCTCTCACAAAAACTATAA
- a CDS encoding EAL domain-containing protein → MNEKYKLYRYNGMMFVGFWLIFIACIINGLIFYFKYSQAKSDVYIDYKQRAVFVMEGITGRLNLENDSSQLTKLDEIYKDLNLPYQTYLLKFDAGGVLRVVSTPDAQFQPGDEFVHHGCGNDLASHNFNNKYTHKVMHPENRVSMCIFQRAGEYIFGFNYIFSQTLSGMDDPDFKEWLIKNMSISFIASSSTAFMAFVWYAWISMRFLRLREKFVSHKKRSIRSLKSAKNNLYTDPLTGILNKNALENDIATSKKPKIIVLDIDDFGRMNTYYGKIVCDRLLLYLTELLREFAKNENMKLYTISADQFVLFENGDFFIDRYEDLANELKNRFKGRIVTIKDENGENIDIEIHTTIGFALDKDDTLMKALTALKMAKLLKKDFVCYFKGLNKSDEYAEQISRSNIIRKAIINNNIVPFYQPIYDINSQIVKYECLIRIMDSGEIISPYIFLSTSKQIKRYAELQKMIISKAVERLNENENLVLSVNLSGRDMIDGDVSMHVVRLLNQFSVAERLVFEIVEDENIENAERIENFIDKVKNMGAKIAIDDFGSGYSNFSYILKLNPDYIKIDGSIIKNIDTNKDSYTITRAIVTFAKDLGIKTIVEYIHSKEVFDICKELGVDEYQGFYLGAPSDKTM, encoded by the coding sequence GTGAACGAAAAGTATAAACTATATCGATACAATGGTATGATGTTTGTTGGTTTTTGGCTCATTTTTATAGCCTGTATTATAAATGGACTGATATTTTACTTTAAGTACTCTCAAGCTAAAAGTGATGTATATATCGACTATAAGCAGCGTGCTGTTTTTGTTATGGAGGGCATAACAGGTAGGCTGAATTTAGAAAACGACTCTAGCCAGCTTACAAAACTTGATGAAATTTATAAAGACTTAAATTTACCGTATCAAACATATCTTTTAAAATTTGATGCTGGCGGTGTTTTACGAGTTGTATCAACGCCAGATGCTCAGTTTCAACCAGGCGATGAGTTTGTACATCATGGTTGTGGAAATGACCTTGCTTCACATAATTTTAACAACAAATACACACACAAAGTAATGCACCCAGAAAATAGAGTTAGCATGTGTATTTTTCAAAGGGCCGGAGAGTATATATTTGGCTTTAATTACATCTTTTCTCAAACTTTAAGTGGCATGGATGACCCTGACTTTAAAGAGTGGCTGATAAAAAATATGTCTATCTCTTTTATCGCAAGCTCAAGCACGGCATTTATGGCATTTGTTTGGTATGCTTGGATCTCTATGAGATTTTTAAGGCTGCGTGAGAAATTTGTTAGCCACAAAAAAAGATCCATAAGGTCGCTAAAATCAGCTAAAAATAATCTTTACACTGATCCACTTACTGGAATTTTAAATAAAAATGCCTTAGAAAATGATATCGCTACTAGCAAAAAACCAAAGATAATCGTTCTTGATATAGATGACTTTGGTAGGATGAACACATACTATGGAAAAATAGTTTGCGATAGGCTTCTTTTGTATCTTACTGAGCTTCTTCGTGAATTTGCAAAAAATGAAAATATGAAGCTTTATACCATATCAGCAGATCAGTTTGTTTTGTTTGAAAATGGAGATTTTTTCATAGATAGATACGAGGATTTAGCCAATGAGCTTAAAAATCGCTTTAAAGGCAGGATAGTAACCATAAAAGATGAAAATGGCGAAAATATCGATATAGAAATTCACACAACTATAGGTTTTGCTCTTGATAAAGATGATACTTTGATGAAAGCTTTGACAGCTTTAAAGATGGCAAAACTACTTAAAAAAGACTTTGTTTGCTACTTTAAAGGGCTAAATAAATCAGACGAGTATGCTGAGCAGATAAGCCGCTCAAATATCATTCGCAAGGCTATCATAAACAACAATATCGTGCCGTTTTATCAGCCTATTTATGATATAAACTCTCAAATCGTTAAGTATGAGTGTTTGATTCGTATAATGGATAGTGGGGAGATTATCTCGCCATACATCTTTTTATCAACCTCAAAGCAGATAAAGCGCTATGCTGAACTGCAAAAGATGATAATTTCAAAGGCGGTTGAGCGACTAAACGAAAATGAAAATTTAGTTCTCTCCGTAAATTTAAGTGGTAGAGATATGATAGATGGCGATGTTAGCATGCATGTTGTAAGGTTGCTTAATCAGTTTAGTGTCGCTGAGAGATTAGTCTTTGAGATAGTTGAAGATGAAAATATCGAAAATGCTGAGCGTATTGAAAATTTCATAGACAAGGTCAAAAATATGGGCGCAAAGATAGCCATCGATGACTTTGGCTCTGGATACTCGAATTTCTCATATATACTAAAACTAAACCCAGACTACATCAAGATCGATGGCTCTATCATCAAAAATATCGACACAAACAAAGACTCATATACTATAACTCGCGCTATAGTGACATTTGCTAAAGATCTTGGTATTAAAACTATCGTAGAATACATCCACTCAAAAGAGGTTTTTGACATCTGTAAAGAGCTTGGCGTTGATGAGTATCAAGGCTTTTACCTTGGTGCTCCAAGCGATAAGACAATGTAA
- a CDS encoding PQQ-like beta-propeller repeat protein codes for MKKTLLLAVISALVLTGCGSKREYFDPEKTDGDIRLSKDLPASITHVTNGGATLKNGNIVTKDGLENDVKLEKGYFLLNKSEDKIISTNIQGDLKITDTTGAEIFIRSFPAAIVSANIEGNLLAAVSAANHIYLIDIYNATILMEYRSSEISAVDSRVAAPFFLNTIIIYPSLDGKIYIVNKATSQIISDIVVSSENFFNNVTFLDVVGDYMFAATAKRVISINPSKTTYFDGEIKDTIVHNNNIFVLQKDGKITKLDFELNKLTDKYFKFAIFSDVTAHNDSLYIVEKTGYLIKTDTNLNSAQIFELSGELEDKSFTGKNAFYYDDEYVTFE; via the coding sequence ATGAAAAAAACACTACTGCTTGCCGTGATTTCGGCACTTGTCTTGACTGGTTGTGGCTCAAAAAGGGAGTATTTTGATCCTGAAAAAACAGATGGAGACATAAGATTATCAAAAGATCTGCCCGCATCAATCACTCATGTTACAAACGGTGGTGCGACGCTAAAAAATGGCAATATCGTGACAAAAGATGGTCTTGAAAATGATGTAAAACTCGAAAAAGGATACTTTCTTCTAAACAAAAGCGAGGATAAGATCATCTCCACAAACATACAGGGTGACTTAAAAATAACCGACACAACAGGAGCCGAAATTTTTATCCGATCTTTTCCAGCAGCCATAGTTTCGGCAAATATTGAAGGAAATTTGCTAGCTGCTGTAAGTGCTGCAAACCACATATATCTTATCGATATTTATAATGCAACTATACTAATGGAGTATCGCTCAAGTGAAATTTCAGCTGTTGATTCAAGAGTTGCAGCTCCGTTTTTCCTAAACACCATCATCATCTACCCATCACTTGACGGTAAAATTTACATCGTAAATAAAGCAACATCGCAAATCATAAGTGACATCGTAGTAAGCTCAGAAAATTTCTTTAACAATGTTACATTTTTAGATGTTGTTGGTGATTACATGTTTGCGGCTACTGCAAAGCGCGTTATCTCTATAAATCCATCAAAAACGACCTACTTTGACGGCGAGATAAAAGATACGATAGTTCACAATAACAATATCTTTGTCTTGCAAAAAGATGGCAAGATAACAAAACTTGACTTTGAACTAAATAAACTAACTGATAAATATTTCAAATTTGCTATTTTTTCAGATGTTACAGCACATAATGACAGTCTTTACATAGTTGAAAAAACTGGATATCTTATAAAGACGGATACAAACTTAAATAGTGCACAAATTTTTGAACTAAGCGGAGAGCTAGAAGATAAGAGTTTTACTGGCAAAAATGCCTTTTACTATGATGATGAGTATGTGACTTTTGAGTAA
- a CDS encoding type III pantothenate kinase: MKLCDIGNTNATFYENGKITRVKIENFSTDSNQPVYFISVNDSLKERLKNAKNFIDLEPYFELDTIYQGIGIDRIAACYGIKDGVVVDAGSAITVDIMANSIHLGGYILPGIAATLKAFEEISPRLKVVLNSQIELEAFPQKTADAVSYGIIKPIITLISAIAYDKSVYLTGGDGEFLARFFKNGICDKTLVFRSMQRLINEKGLHK, encoded by the coding sequence ATGAAGCTTTGTGACATCGGCAATACAAATGCCACTTTTTACGAAAATGGTAAGATAACTCGTGTTAAAATAGAAAATTTTAGCACCGACTCAAACCAACCTGTTTATTTTATAAGCGTAAATGACAGCCTAAAAGAGCGCCTAAAAAACGCTAAAAATTTTATCGACCTTGAGCCATATTTTGAACTTGACACGATATATCAAGGCATAGGCATCGATAGGATTGCGGCATGTTATGGGATAAAAGATGGTGTGGTTGTTGATGCAGGAAGTGCGATAACAGTTGATATTATGGCAAACTCCATCCATCTTGGTGGCTACATTCTGCCAGGTATAGCTGCTACACTAAAGGCGTTTGAAGAAATTTCACCTAGACTAAAAGTAGTTTTAAACTCACAAATTGAGCTCGAGGCGTTTCCTCAAAAAACAGCTGACGCTGTAAGCTATGGCATTATAAAGCCCATCATTACACTAATATCAGCTATCGCTTATGATAAAAGCGTCTATCTTACGGGAGGAGACGGCGAGTTTTTAGCAAGATTTTTTAAAAATGGAATTTGCGACAAAACGCTTGTATTTCGCTCAATGCAAAGATTAATAAACGAAAAAGGACTACATAAATGA
- a CDS encoding response regulator has translation MNITESMAALNLGYISSSSLQKVTNIDKIDLQLEQQTALKNSVKTQILESLNATISGSRINDTQSKELGSSLARYATLSKDGAVLSGVVESPTRYEISNGIDTHSYFEQIGASDFHMSVYDDKNAIFAENRTAIVSADTKIHNINEYGLSSILKTAYGDVKVFFDPFDDGDKMGAGEINANMYLINFDTTGDGVLDINDENFSKLKVRGYDIDGNEKVARLSDVVRQINLVDFIKTEIINKNQENIKAHNADMKNILADYLIDPNKFDYRISHNASNPYALFKPEYRYKEMSEAETDELFSKLAGPDGWINLRGNGVFHEKSQYINFAYAKLNLDGKEMLNEFNSIISEKNANKREFSYINYQKQSFMTFYKDYKSELNEHNEKISKLSNELKSSGLSDADELIKKLSSTKSARLNAMEREFEQNTGMKMSLRNLESLKRRFDNDPKGSAHALKDTDAVVAMKRENDGRIRLKFDSGRELVVDKIYEDTGKLNDVQNGKRKSAFVKKLDIKIAPVPELGVQNLSKTLIEAEFKAFWELGVNEFKMGEYDSKFYLMAQKLNQNELFTLSSLERLFNNDLIKFSEIKPEDKFYQKIDVYV, from the coding sequence ATGAATATTACAGAGTCTATGGCGGCATTAAATTTAGGATATATCAGCTCAAGCTCACTGCAAAAAGTCACAAATATAGATAAGATAGACCTTCAATTAGAGCAGCAAACCGCATTAAAAAATAGCGTAAAAACACAAATTTTAGAAAGCCTAAATGCCACGATCTCAGGCTCAAGAATAAATGACACACAAAGCAAAGAGCTTGGCTCAAGTCTTGCTAGATACGCAACTTTAAGTAAAGATGGAGCGGTTTTAAGTGGCGTGGTAGAATCTCCTACAAGATATGAAATTTCAAATGGCATAGATACGCATAGTTATTTTGAGCAAATAGGCGCAAGCGACTTTCACATGTCTGTTTATGATGATAAAAACGCTATATTTGCCGAAAATAGAACTGCGATCGTTTCAGCCGATACTAAAATTCACAACATTAATGAGTATGGTCTTTCAAGTATATTAAAAACAGCTTATGGCGATGTTAAGGTCTTTTTTGACCCCTTTGATGATGGCGATAAAATGGGGGCAGGAGAGATAAATGCAAATATGTATCTTATAAATTTTGATACCACAGGAGATGGTGTCTTGGATATAAATGATGAAAATTTTAGTAAATTAAAAGTTCGCGGTTATGATATTGATGGCAATGAAAAAGTAGCTCGTCTAAGTGATGTTGTTCGTCAGATAAATCTCGTAGATTTTATAAAAACAGAGATTATAAACAAAAACCAAGAAAACATAAAAGCGCATAATGCCGATATGAAAAATATATTAGCGGACTATCTAATTGATCCAAATAAATTTGACTATCGTATAAGTCACAATGCCTCAAATCCTTACGCCCTTTTTAAACCAGAGTATCGCTATAAAGAGATGAGTGAGGCTGAGACAGATGAGCTTTTTAGTAAACTTGCTGGACCTGATGGCTGGATAAATTTGCGTGGAAATGGTGTTTTTCATGAAAAAAGTCAGTATATAAATTTTGCCTACGCAAAGCTAAATTTAGATGGAAAAGAGATGTTAAACGAGTTTAATTCAATCATCTCAGAAAAAAATGCAAATAAGAGAGAGTTTTCTTATATTAATTACCAAAAACAGAGTTTTATGACTTTTTATAAAGACTACAAATCTGAGCTTAATGAGCATAATGAGAAAATTTCAAAACTTTCAAACGAGCTAAAAAGCAGCGGTCTTAGTGATGCTGATGAGCTTATTAAAAAACTTAGCTCTACCAAGTCAGCAAGGCTAAATGCTATGGAGCGTGAATTTGAGCAAAATACTGGCATGAAAATGAGCTTAAGAAATTTAGAGAGCTTAAAGCGTCGCTTTGATAATGACCCAAAAGGCTCAGCCCACGCCTTAAAAGATACTGACGCAGTTGTTGCGATGAAGCGTGAAAATGATGGCAGAATAAGGCTAAAATTTGATAGTGGCAGGGAGCTTGTGGTCGATAAGATATATGAAGATACAGGCAAACTAAATGATGTGCAAAATGGCAAAAGAAAGAGTGCTTTTGTCAAAAAGTTAGACATCAAGATAGCTCCAGTACCAGAGCTTGGTGTGCAAAATTTATCTAAAACGCTAATAGAGGCTGAGTTTAAAGCTTTTTGGGAGCTTGGAGTGAATGAGTTTAAGATGGGTGAATATGATAGTAAATTTTATCTCATGGCACAAAAGCTAAATCAAAACGAGCTTTTTACTCTTTCAAGTCTTGAAAGGCTTTTTAATAATGATCTCATCAAATTTAGCGAGATAAAACCAGAGGATAAATTTTATCAAAAGATAGATGTTTATGTCTAA